In a single window of the Paenibacillus sp. MMS20-IR301 genome:
- a CDS encoding iron chelate uptake ABC transporter family permease subunit has protein sequence MIVLGVFSSIGLLVYNNPVPVTSPSFMPVVSRRVVALVSMLIAATCQSLSTVAFQSITNNRIITPSLLGFDAIYSTIHTSTMFFLGTTVFLSFSGVDSFLYQVAAMVLMCLILYGWLLSGKYGNLQLLLLVGIIIGTGLRSVSSFMRRFLAPSEFDLLQARLFASVNNSDSAYFPIAIPVVIIAAFLLLANANRLNVLSLGRDVSTSLGTKHQMSVIYTLVLVSILMAVSTALVGPLTFFGFLVATLSYQAAQTYDHRYIFPMALAIGFVILTSAYFIMNHVFHAQGVVSIIIELVGGLTFLIVILRKGSL, from the coding sequence CTGATCGTACTGGGCGTGTTTTCTTCAATTGGATTACTGGTATACAATAATCCGGTCCCGGTCACCTCTCCATCCTTTATGCCAGTTGTTTCAAGAAGAGTAGTAGCCCTGGTTTCCATGCTTATCGCAGCAACTTGCCAAAGTTTGTCAACGGTTGCTTTTCAATCCATTACGAATAACAGGATCATAACCCCGTCACTTTTAGGCTTTGATGCTATTTATTCAACCATTCATACGAGTACGATGTTTTTCCTTGGAACTACGGTGTTTTTGAGCTTTAGCGGGGTTGACTCCTTTCTGTATCAGGTTGCTGCGATGGTCCTGATGTGTTTAATTCTGTACGGGTGGCTGCTGTCCGGTAAGTACGGTAATTTACAGCTGCTGCTTCTGGTCGGTATTATTATTGGGACCGGGCTAAGATCTGTATCCTCTTTTATGAGGCGATTCCTGGCACCGTCCGAATTTGATCTTTTACAGGCAAGATTATTTGCTTCCGTCAATAATTCGGATTCGGCCTATTTCCCGATAGCCATTCCCGTTGTCATCATTGCAGCTTTCCTTCTGCTTGCCAACGCTAACAGGTTAAACGTATTGTCACTTGGCAGGGATGTCTCCACTTCCCTGGGAACGAAACATCAAATGAGTGTAATTTATACGCTTGTCCTCGTTTCCATTTTGATGGCCGTTTCAACGGCTTTGGTCGGACCGCTTACCTTCTTTGGATTTTTAGTCGCTACGTTAAGTTATCAGGCAGCGCAGACGTACGACCACAGATATATCTTTCCGATGGCTCTTGCCATAGGTTTTGTGATCTTGACCAGCGCCTATTTTATTATGAATCATGTATTCCACGCCCAAGGTGTCGTTTCCATCATTATTGAACTGGTTGGGGGACTGACATTTTTAATCGTGATTTTAAGGAAGGGTTCTTTATGA